A region from the Musa acuminata AAA Group cultivar baxijiao chromosome BXJ1-10, Cavendish_Baxijiao_AAA, whole genome shotgun sequence genome encodes:
- the LOC135586014 gene encoding uncharacterized protein LOC135586014 gives MRSADGSYGRFFLFLSSHQTSPIALRERERERERERVMVSREHKRAAFHEKLQLLRSITHSHALNKTSIIMDASKYIEELKKKVDKLNREIACTQNRIDDNTLPMVTVEALQKGFLINISSGKSYPGLLVSILEAFEKLGLSVVQAKATCTDTFRLEAVGGDIQVARMDAQMVKQAVLQAIKTSTKSSDPE, from the exons ATGCGATCAGCAGATGGATCATACGGGcgcttcttcctctttttaagcAGTCACCAGACCTCCCCAATAGCTCtgcgcgagcgagagagagagagagagagagagagagtcatggtGTCTCGGGAGCACAAGAGAGCTGCTTTCCATGAGAAGCTGCAACTCCTTCGATCGATTACGCACTCTCATGCA CTAAACAAGACATCTATCATAATGGACGCATCAAAATACATCGAAGAGTTAAAGAAGAAGGTCGATAAGTTGAATCGAGAGATTGCATGCACACAAAACAGAATCGACGACAACACACTACCTATG GTAACTGTTGAAGCCCTACAGAAGGGGTTCCTCATAAATATCTCTTCGGGGAAGAGCTACCCGGGATTGCTCGTCTCCATTTTGGAAGCCTTTGAGAAGCTGGGACTCAGTGTCGTGCAAGCTAAGGCTACTTGTACTGATACATTTCGCCTAGAAGCAGTTGGAGGAGAT ATTCAAGTGGCAAGGATGGATGCTCAAATGGTGAAACAAGCAGTTCTGCAAGCCATCAAGACTAGCACCAAGAGTTCTGATCCAGAATGA
- the LOC135594997 gene encoding putative protein NRT1/ PTR FAMILY 2.2, with protein MVVGSGGTQFNMLTFGAHQFDSVGDRDVFFNWSIVVMYAVGIIGSTSIVFVEDSISWALGFGVSAAANANAVVLVLLGSKHYRRPAACGSPFTGLARVAVAAIRKWDVVVAEDDSKYAHGTSELDESINLRPSQRFRRVESKF; from the coding sequence ATGGTCGTCGGGTCCGGCGGGACACAGTTCAACATGCTCACCTTTGGAGCCCACCAATTCGACAGCGTCGGCGACCGGGACGTCTTCTTCAACTGGTCCATCGTCGTCATGTACGCCGTCGGCATCATCGGCTCTACCTCCATCGTCTTCGTCGAGGACTCCATCAGCTGGGCGTTGGGCTTCGGCGTGTCAGCGGCGGCGAACGCCAACGCCGTGGTGCTTGTGCTCCTTGGAAGCAAGCATTACCGAAGGCCGGCGGCATGCGGAAGCCCCTTCACTGGACTGGCCCGTGTGGCCGTTGCCGCTATAAGGAAGTGGGATGTTGTGGTGGCAGAGGATGACAGCAAATATGCCCACGGGACATCTGAGCTCGATGAGTCAATCAACCTTCGACCGAGTCAACGATTTAGGCGTGTTGAGTCAAAGTTTTAG
- the LOC135594770 gene encoding protein NRT1/ PTR FAMILY 2.7-like, protein MRSTSDVSSFLNRAAWICHGDTRPDGSIAKPWSLCTVQQLEDFKSLLRVFPLWSASIFLSVSIGIQLILTVLQALTMDRSLGPRFSIPAGSIVVSSFVSTVVSLLLLDRLILPLWQKLSPRPPRPLLRIGLGHIINTAGIAASALVERKRASIVRSHQAESQHGDWVVPMTALWLVLPLAVTGVADALHLPGQVALYFQAFPRSLRSTATGMMALIIALGFYLSAAMVDMARRVTGWLQDDINGSKVENVYRLVAGLTLVNFGYYVLCAKLYE, encoded by the coding sequence ATGAGATCTACTTCTGATGTCTCCAGCTTTCTGAACCGGGCCGCATGGATCTGCCATGGCGACACGCGGCCGGACGGCTCCATCGCCAAGCCATGGAGCCTCTGCACCGTCCAACAATTAGAGGACTTCAAGTCCCTTCTCCGTGTCTTCCCTCTCTGGAGCGCCTCCATCTTCCTCAGCGTCTCCATCGGCATCCAGCTCATCCTCACCGTGCTCCAGGCCCTCACCATGGACCGCTCCCTCGGCCCCCGCTTCTCCATCCCCGCCGGCTCCATAGTCGTCTCCTCCTTCGTTTCCACCGTCGTCTCCCTCTTACTCCTCGACCGCCTCATCCTCCCGCTCTGGCAAAAGCTCAGCCCGCGCCCCCCGAGGCCTCTGCTGCGCATCGGCCTTGGCCACATCATCAACACCGCCGGCATCGCGGCGTCCGCCTTGGTGGAGAGAAAGCGTGCGAGCATCGTTCGGTCACACCAAGCGGAGAGCCAGCATGGCGACTGGGTCGTGCCCATGACCGCGCTGTGGCTGGTGCTGCCGTTGGCGGTGACCGGAGTGGCGGACGCGCTGCACTTGCCGGGCCAGGTGGCGCTATACTTCCAGGCGTTCCCGAGGTCGCTGAGGAGCACTGCGACAGGGATGATGGCGCTGATCATCGCTCTCGGATTCTACCTGAGCGCCGCCATGGTGGACATGGCTCGGAGGGTCACCGGGTGGCTGCAGGACGACATTAACGGCTCGAAGGTGGAGAACGTGTACCGGCTCGTGGCGGGGTTGACTCTGGTCAACTTCGGGTACTACGTGTTATGCGCAAAGCTTTACGAGTAG
- the LOC135595588 gene encoding senescence associated gene 20-like, with protein sequence MMRMLTGAEEEETAAAFRFQPERVAAFGSTVVAEGRAPNAAWVHAWTVAPDGIITQVREYFNTSLTITRVAASSASSKEPAGSTHCLHLWQSRRPVPPEKSFPGLVLAI encoded by the coding sequence ATGATGCGCATGCTCACCGGCGCGGAGGAGGAGGAAACCGCAGCCGCCTTCAGGTTCCAGCCCGAGCGAGTCGCCGCCTTCGGCTCCACCGTCGTCGCCGAGGGCAGAGCCCCCAACGCCGCCTGGGTCCACGCCTGGACCGTCGCCCCCGATGGGATAATCACCCAGGTCCGCGAGTACTTCAACACCTCCCTCACCATCACCCGAGTCGCCGCCTCTTCGGCTTCCTCCAAGGAACCCGCAGGCTCGACACACTGCCTTCACCTGTGGCAGAGCCGCCGCCCCGTCCCTCCCGAAAAATCCTTCCCCGGCCTCGTCCTGGCCATCTAA